One window of the Perca flavescens isolate YP-PL-M2 chromosome 5, PFLA_1.0, whole genome shotgun sequence genome contains the following:
- the cdo1 gene encoding cysteine dioxygenase type 1, with translation MEHTEVVKPETLDDLIKILHKIFESDSINVEEVQDIMEAYDSNPQDWVKYAKFDQYRYTRNLVDEGNGKFNLMILCWGEGHGSSIHDHTDSHCFMKLLQGQLKETMFEWPDSKSQGEMVQKSQRILQENKVAYINDSIGLHRVENGSHTECAASLHLYSPPFQSCQTFDQRTGHRNTVKMTFWSKKGERTPFETTFSQENN, from the exons ATGGAGCACACCGAGGTAGTGAAGCCAGAAACTCTGGATGACCTGATCAAAATCTTGCATAAAATCTTCGAGAGTGACAGCATCAATGTTGAGGAGGTCCAAGACATAATGGAAGCATATGACAGCAATCCTCAGGACTGGGTGAAATATGCAAAGTTTGACCAGTACAG GTACACAAGGAACTTGGTTGATGAGGGTAACGGAAAGTTCAACCTCATGATTCTGTGCTGGGGAGAAGGCCACGGCAG TAGCATCCACGACCACACAGACTCCCATTGTTTCATGAAGCTGCTGCAGGGTCAACTAAAGGAGACGATGTTTGAGTGGCCGGACAGTAAATCACAAGGAGAAATGGTCCAGAAGTCACAGAGAATTCTCCAAGAAAACAAGGTTGCTTACATAAACG ACTCCATTGGCCTACATCGTGTGGAAAATGGCAGCCACACAGAGTGTGCAGCCAGTTTGCACCTGTACAGTCCCCCTTTCCAGTCCTGCCAGACGTTTGACCAGCGGACGGGGCACAGGAACACCGTCAAGATGACCTTCTGGAGCAAAAAGGGCGAGAGGACTCCATTT GAAACCACATTCTCACAAGAGAACAACTAA